AGAGTTTCTATAACCCCACTCTTTAAAGCTGTTTTGTAGACGAGCTTTGATGCTGGAGTGATGATTAGCCTCACACCATCTTTGACCTTTTTACCATTGAGTATCTTTGCAGCTATCTCAAGATCTTCAAACCTACCATTTGTACAACTTCCTAAAAACGCTTGATCTATAGGTTGCCCCTCAACATCTCCAACAGCTTTAACATTATCAACATTATGTGGTAATGCTACATAAGGCTCCATGTTTTCAACATTTTCCTTTATAATTTCGACATATTCCGCTTCTTTACCTGAATGAATTCTTAACATAGCCTTCCTGCCCATAGAAATCAAGTACTTTTCTGTTATTTCATCCATTTCTACTATTCCTGCTTTAGCCCCTGCTTCTACACTCATATTGCATAAAGTAGCCCTTGAGCTAATCGAAAAATCTTTTACAATATTACCAGTAAATTCTATTGCCTTATAATTGGCTCCTTCACAAGAAATCTTACTCATTATGTAAAGAATAAGATCTTTGGCAAACACTCCCCTTGGTAATTTACCATCAAATATGATTTTAATTGATTCGGGAACTTTTAACCAGATTTTACCACTTGCAAATATAGCAGCTATCTCTGTACTTCCTACACCTGTGGCAAATGTACCCAAAGAACCTTGAGTAGTTGTGTGAGAATCTGCGCCTACTATCAGCATACCTGGTACCACAAAGTGCTCTAGCATATATTGATGACAGATATTCCCCTCCTGAATACGACATCTCTGTTCTATGGCAAATTTTCTCATAATTGAATGGAAATCGGCAATCTGTTCAGAAGAAGCGGGATAAGTGTGGTCTATATGTAGTATGATTTTATCATTATCCCATACCTTCTTTATTCCTAATTCCTTAAGAACCTTTATGGCTAAAGGGGCAGTTCCATCATGAGCCATGGCGAGATCGACCTTTGCAACTATTATTTCATCAGTTGAAGCTATCTTACCAATTTCATCACATCTTTTTATAGAGAGAACCTTCTCAGCAAAGGTAAGGCTACGATCGGCGATAACCTCATCCAAGAAATCTTTGTTAGCAGTGCTCACGTATTGCATTAAAAAATCCCTAATTTGAGAGGTTGATAAATTCTTCGTTATAAAGGATCAATAAATTCTCAGAGACAGCAAAACTTATTGAAACTTCAGTATGAGTTTAGCTATCAAGGCTGATATAAAGCCAGCTATAAAGCCACCTATATGAGCCCAATAGGCAACGCCAGTTCCATCTATTAAAACATATAGAGGTTGTAATATGAACCAAAAACCTATGAATATTATCGCTGGCACTCTGATGATCCTTATAAAATAGAACAGTAGGGCTACGCTGATAACTCTTGCCCTTGGGAATAATACAATATATGCGCCTAATACACCTGAAACTGCTCCAGATGCACCTATGGCTGGAATGAAGATGTCAAATCCATTAAACA
This sequence is a window from Candidatus Methylarchaceae archaeon HK02M2. Protein-coding genes within it:
- a CDS encoding 3-isopropylmalate dehydratase large subunit, which gives rise to MQYVSTANKDFLDEVIADRSLTFAEKVLSIKRCDEIGKIASTDEIIVAKVDLAMAHDGTAPLAIKVLKELGIKKVWDNDKIILHIDHTYPASSEQIADFHSIMRKFAIEQRCRIQEGNICHQYMLEHFVVPGMLIVGADSHTTTQGSLGTFATGVGSTEIAAIFASGKIWLKVPESIKIIFDGKLPRGVFAKDLILYIMSKISCEGANYKAIEFTGNIVKDFSISSRATLCNMSVEAGAKAGIVEMDEITEKYLISMGRKAMLRIHSGKEAEYVEIIKENVENMEPYVALPHNVDNVKAVGDVEGQPIDQAFLGSCTNGRFEDLEIAAKILNGKKVKDGVRLIITPASKLVYKTALKSGVIETLLKAGATITSSTCGACVGTHCGVLGSGEICISCSNRNFIGRMGSPKSKVYLASPATVAASAIKGVITDPRKYLG
- a CDS encoding rhomboid family intramembrane serine protease, which produces FNGFDIFIPAIGASGAVSGVLGAYIVLFPRARVISVALLFYFIRIIRVPAIIFIGFWFILQPLYVLIDGTGVAYWAHIGGFIAGFISALIAKLILKFQ